The Anabrus simplex isolate iqAnaSimp1 chromosome 1, ASM4041472v1, whole genome shotgun sequence genome window below encodes:
- the LOC136876096 gene encoding uncharacterized protein, whose amino-acid sequence MVKEEGDNRPGPPSWLDKNFIQRVLRSQDGDPTITVTSYEVSMANADGDGYLSYMYRIKATLQDSQERRVIVKCQPLGGQREELIESLDAYAKETQMLSETLPTMHRLLEQAKPGVYPPFTAKCLHHGKEPIPFIVMEDLRESGFTLATRQLGLDLAHCSLAMKTLARMHASSLALYDKNPEAVKCFKCPLRVDSRDLIAPFYENAVRSLSNEVAKWPGYEEYVPKLNKLVDTIFDRVVECYTRREDELNVLCHGDTWCNNMMFKYSNDTLEDMRFVDVQLSYFSSPALDLHYFLLSSASEEVRINHIDGLLQDYHTSFTETLSILDCSKYAISLEQLRKIFKDYSFYGFIVSAAVMPIAILEPENNFDVEEALAGNGDSSGRNAKLYENKLYVNAMKRLLPLFEKDGLLD is encoded by the coding sequence ATGGTGAAGGAAGAAGGAGACAATCGTCCTGGACCACCATCCTGGTTGGACAAGAACTTCATCCAGAGGGTTCTGAGGTCACAAGATGGGGATCCTACCATCACTGTCACATCTTATGAGGTTAGCATGGCCAACGCTGACGGAGACGGTTACCTCAGTTACATGTATCGGATAAAAGCTACTTTGCAAGATTCGCAGGAGCGGCGTGTGATCGTCAAGTGTCAACCACTGGGTGGTCAGCGGGAAGAACTTATTGAAAGTCTTGATGCTTATGCCAAAGAAACACAAATGCTATCAGAAACTCTCCCAACAATGCACAGACTTCTAGAGCAGGCGAAACCAGGCGTATATCCGCCTTTCACTGCTAAATGTCTTCACCATGGCAAAGAACCTATTCCTTTTATAGTCATGGAGGATTTACGAGAGTCAGGATTTACTCTAGCCACGAGACAGCTAGGGCTTGACCTAGCTCACTGCTCTTTGGCTATGAAAACACTCGCTCGAATGCATGCCTCGTCCTTGGCTCTTTATGATAAGAATCCTGAGGCAGTTAAGTGTTTCAAGTGCCCCCTTCGTGTAGACTCCAGGGACCTGATAGCGCCATTCTATGAAAATGCTGTGCGATCACTGTCAAACGAAGTGGCTAAGTGGCCAGGGTATGAGGAATATGTCCCTAAGTTGAACAAGCTGGTAGATACCATATTTGATCGCGTGGTAGAATGTTACACTCGCAGGGAAGATGAGCTCAATGTCCTTTGCCATGGAGACACGTGGTGCAACAATATGATGTTCAAATACTCAAACGATACTCTAGAAGACATGAGATTCGTGGATGTACAACTCTCGTACTTCTCATCTCCTGCTCTGGACCTGCATTATTTCTTACTTTCTAGTGCTAGCGAGGAAGTGCGAATTAATCACATAGACGGCTTGTTACAGGACTACCATACAAGTTTCACAGAGACACTCAGTATTTTAGATTGTTCCAAGTATGCGATATCGCTAGAGCAGCTTCGGAAAATCTTTAAGGACTATTCCTTTTATGGATTCATTGTTTCAGCGGCGGTCATGCCAATTGCTATCTTAGAACCAGAAAATAATTTCGATGTTGAAGAAGCTCTAGCTGGAAACGGAGACTCTAGTGGAAGGAATGCAAAATTGTACGAAAACAAACTTTACGTGAATGCAATGAAACGTCTGCTCCCCCTATTTGAGAAAGACGGATTATTAGATTAG